In bacterium, the following proteins share a genomic window:
- the cimA gene encoding citramalate synthase — protein MASVRIALYDTTLRDGTQGAGITLSAADKLRIAERLDEFGVDYIEGGWPGSNPRDLEFFEQARRHSWRHAKVTAFGSTRRAGTPADQDENLRVMLAAGTPAVAVFGKSWDLHVREALRTTLEENLRMVEDSVRFLKHRGAEVIYDAEHYFDGWKATPAYALATLTAAHRGGADVVVLCDTNGGCLPFDIRAGVEAARSAIAAPLGIHTHNDGEVGVANAIVAVRAGVVHVQGTINGIGERCGNANLVSLIPNLQLKLGYDCVPAASLRRLGELSRLVSELANMAPDEYQPFVGKNAFAHKGGVHVSAVMAHPPTYEHIPPEVVGNERRVVVSDLSGRANVLYKAAEMGLDLSKDRPEVREILAELKSLEHAGFQFEGAEASFELLVRRTMGQHRPAFTLKGLRVMVERGPHGEAAAEASIRVAVDGQEEHTAAEGNGPVHALDRALRKALERFYPEIRGVRLVDYKVRVLNAGAATAAKVRVLIQSTDGVRTWGTVGVSENVVEASWQALVDSLEYVLLGDRAGVRP, from the coding sequence ATGGCCTCCGTGCGCATCGCCCTGTACGACACGACCCTCCGGGACGGGACCCAGGGCGCCGGCATCACCCTGAGTGCTGCGGACAAGCTGCGGATCGCCGAACGCCTCGACGAGTTTGGCGTTGACTACATCGAGGGAGGGTGGCCGGGCAGCAACCCCCGGGACCTCGAGTTCTTCGAGCAGGCCCGGCGCCATTCGTGGCGCCACGCGAAGGTAACCGCGTTCGGCAGCACCAGGCGGGCCGGCACCCCGGCGGATCAGGACGAGAACTTGCGGGTGATGCTCGCGGCGGGCACCCCCGCGGTCGCGGTGTTCGGAAAATCCTGGGACCTCCACGTGCGGGAGGCACTCCGCACCACGCTCGAGGAGAATCTTCGGATGGTCGAAGACTCCGTACGGTTTCTCAAGCACCGGGGCGCGGAGGTCATCTACGACGCGGAGCACTACTTCGACGGGTGGAAGGCCACCCCGGCGTACGCGCTGGCCACGCTGACCGCCGCCCACCGGGGCGGCGCCGACGTCGTCGTGCTCTGCGACACGAACGGCGGGTGCCTCCCCTTCGACATCCGGGCGGGGGTGGAGGCCGCCCGGAGCGCGATCGCCGCGCCGCTCGGGATTCACACGCACAATGACGGTGAGGTCGGGGTGGCGAACGCGATCGTCGCGGTGCGCGCCGGGGTCGTTCACGTCCAGGGGACGATCAACGGAATCGGCGAGCGCTGCGGCAACGCCAACTTGGTCTCACTCATCCCGAACCTCCAGCTGAAGCTCGGGTACGACTGCGTGCCGGCTGCCTCGCTCCGCCGGTTGGGGGAGCTTTCCCGGCTCGTCAGCGAGCTGGCCAACATGGCCCCCGACGAATACCAGCCGTTTGTGGGCAAGAACGCGTTCGCCCACAAGGGTGGGGTTCACGTCAGCGCCGTGATGGCGCACCCGCCGACGTACGAGCACATCCCTCCGGAGGTCGTGGGCAACGAGCGGCGCGTCGTCGTCAGCGATCTCTCGGGCCGGGCCAACGTGCTGTACAAGGCCGCGGAGATGGGGCTGGACCTCAGCAAGGACCGGCCGGAGGTGCGGGAGATTCTGGCGGAGCTCAAATCCCTGGAGCACGCCGGGTTCCAATTCGAGGGGGCCGAGGCGTCGTTCGAGCTCCTCGTGCGTCGCACCATGGGCCAGCATCGCCCCGCGTTTACGCTGAAGGGGTTGCGCGTGATGGTGGAACGAGGCCCGCACGGCGAGGCCGCCGCCGAAGCGAGCATCCGGGTCGCGGTCGATGGCCAGGAGGAGCACACGGCGGCGGAGGGCAACGGCCCGGTGCACGCGCTTGATCGCGCGCTGCGCAAGGCCCTGGAGCGATTCTACCCGGAGATCCGCGGCGTGCGGCTGGTGGACTACAAGGTGCGGGTGCTGAACGCCGGAGCCGCCACCGCCGCAAAGGTCCGCGTGCTGATCCAATCGACGGACGGGGTTCGGACCTGGGGGACGGTGGGCGTCTCCGAGAACGTCGTGGAAGCCTCGTGGCAGGCGCTCGTCGACAGCCTGGAGTACGTGCTCCTGGGCGACCGGGCCGGGGTGCGCCCATGA
- the hisG gene encoding ATP phosphoribosyltransferase, with product MTVAVASGRLLEDSMRTLEAAGYLTAETWRTTRRLILPCLDPHVRCLIAKPADLLTYVEHGAADLGIVGKDMLLEQGRDVYELVDLGFGACRGIVAFPEEKAAGWEALSPIRIATKYPRVTERYFWGQGRSVEVVEMNGTVELAPQVGVADGILDLVMTGRTLVENHLLEVTEVFRSSARLVVNRVSLRTRAEAVRTVVERMREAASARARSSV from the coding sequence ATGACCGTGGCGGTGGCCTCCGGTCGACTGCTCGAGGACTCGATGCGCACCCTCGAAGCCGCGGGCTATCTGACCGCGGAGACGTGGCGGACGACCCGCCGCCTCATTCTTCCATGTCTGGACCCGCACGTTCGATGCCTGATCGCCAAGCCCGCCGACCTGCTGACGTACGTCGAGCACGGGGCCGCCGATCTTGGGATCGTCGGTAAGGACATGCTCCTCGAGCAGGGGCGGGATGTCTACGAGCTGGTCGATCTCGGCTTCGGCGCTTGCCGCGGCATCGTCGCGTTCCCCGAGGAGAAAGCCGCGGGGTGGGAGGCGCTGAGCCCGATTCGGATCGCCACCAAATACCCGCGGGTCACCGAGCGGTACTTCTGGGGGCAGGGGCGGTCGGTGGAGGTCGTCGAGATGAACGGGACCGTCGAGCTGGCTCCCCAGGTGGGGGTGGCGGACGGGATTCTCGACCTGGTGATGACCGGCCGCACGCTGGTGGAGAACCATCTCCTGGAGGTGACAGAGGTGTTCCGCTCCTCGGCGCGGCTGGTCGTCAACCGGGTGAGCCTGCGAACCCGGGCGGAGGCGGTGCGGACCGTGGTGGAGCGAATGCGAGAGGCGGCCTCGGCGCGGGCCCGATCATCGGTGTAG
- a CDS encoding 2-isopropylmalate synthase, with protein sequence MGATIRIFDTTLRDGEQSPGFTMNTEEKLEVARALAAMRVDVIEAGFPISSKGDLEGVKLISREVRGTAIAGLARANHADIDAVVEAVREAERPRIHTFIATSPIHMEHKLRMTPDQVLEASIDAVRYARGFTDDVEFSAEDASRSDPEFLCRVFDGAIKAGASTINVPDTVGYATPEEYATLLRSLMERIPGSDRVVWSVHCHDDLGLAVANSLAAVQVGARQVECTINGIGERAGNASLEEIVMALHTRRNYYGHETAIDTTKIYRVSRLISAITGIPVQPNKAVVGDNAFAHEAGIHQHGVLANRETYEIMTPEAIGIPSNKLVLGKHSGRHAFKNLLEGNGIRLSEGELRQAFEAFKALCDKKKQVTTEDIIALVEGERRGVPHTYALKAFRISTSSTLAPMAEITLARGSEVFTQEATGDGPVDAMYNAINAIVGLSPSLADYAIKAVTGGTDAMGEATVKVRDGDGLFIGRGTSTDVLEASAKAYVAAVNKIIYERQHWMTNVYG encoded by the coding sequence ATGGGAGCAACGATCCGGATCTTTGACACGACGCTGCGGGACGGCGAACAGTCCCCCGGGTTCACGATGAACACGGAGGAGAAGCTCGAGGTCGCCCGGGCCCTTGCGGCGATGCGGGTGGATGTGATCGAAGCCGGATTCCCGATCAGCAGCAAGGGGGACCTCGAGGGCGTCAAGTTGATCTCGCGCGAGGTCCGGGGGACGGCAATTGCGGGCCTGGCGAGGGCCAACCACGCGGACATCGATGCGGTGGTCGAGGCGGTGCGGGAGGCCGAACGGCCGCGGATCCACACCTTCATTGCCACCTCCCCGATTCACATGGAGCACAAGCTGCGGATGACGCCCGACCAGGTGTTGGAGGCGTCGATCGACGCCGTGCGCTACGCCCGCGGCTTTACCGACGACGTGGAGTTCTCCGCGGAGGACGCCAGCCGCTCGGACCCGGAGTTCCTGTGCCGCGTATTCGATGGGGCGATCAAGGCCGGGGCCTCGACGATCAACGTCCCCGATACCGTGGGCTACGCCACCCCCGAGGAGTACGCCACCTTGCTCCGGTCGCTGATGGAACGGATTCCCGGGAGCGACCGGGTGGTCTGGAGCGTGCACTGCCACGACGATCTCGGGCTGGCCGTGGCCAATTCGCTTGCCGCCGTGCAGGTGGGCGCCCGCCAGGTTGAGTGCACGATCAACGGCATCGGCGAGCGGGCGGGCAACGCATCGCTCGAGGAGATCGTGATGGCCCTGCATACCCGCCGGAACTACTACGGGCACGAGACGGCGATCGACACGACGAAGATCTACCGCGTCAGCCGGCTGATCAGCGCGATTACGGGGATTCCGGTTCAACCCAACAAGGCCGTGGTCGGCGACAACGCGTTCGCCCACGAAGCCGGCATCCACCAACACGGGGTGTTGGCGAACCGGGAGACCTACGAGATCATGACCCCCGAGGCGATCGGCATCCCGAGCAACAAACTGGTGCTGGGGAAGCACTCCGGTCGGCACGCCTTCAAGAATCTCCTCGAGGGCAACGGGATCCGGCTCTCCGAAGGAGAGTTGCGCCAGGCATTTGAGGCGTTCAAGGCGCTCTGCGACAAGAAGAAGCAAGTGACGACCGAGGACATCATCGCTCTTGTGGAAGGCGAGCGCCGCGGCGTCCCGCACACCTACGCCCTCAAAGCGTTTCGAATCTCGACGAGCAGCACGCTTGCGCCCATGGCCGAGATCACCCTGGCGCGGGGGAGCGAAGTCTTTACCCAGGAGGCCACGGGGGACGGCCCGGTCGATGCGATGTACAACGCGATCAACGCGATCGTGGGTCTCTCCCCGTCGCTGGCCGACTACGCGATCAAGGCCGTGACCGGGGGGACCGATGCGATGGGGGAGGCGACCGTCAAAGTCCGGGACGGGGACGGGCTGTTCATCGGACGCGGGACGAGCACCGATGTGCTCGAGGCGAGCGCGAAGGCCTACGTCGCCGCGGTCAACAAGATCATTTACGAACGGCAGCACTGGATGACGAACGTCTACGGGTAG
- the hisB gene encoding imidazoleglycerol-phosphate dehydratase HisB: MSRVGRVARATAETRIEVTWNLDGTGAHTGSTRLPFLDHMLAQLARHGRFDLAVDASGDLEVDAHHTVEDVGIALGRALREALADGAGINRYASEYAPLDEALVLAVVDVSGRPYLHYAIPVPRQRLGDYDTDLTEEFFRAFVMNAEITVHLLLLHGRNAHHIIEAVFKAFALALDRATRVDPRVPGIPSTKGTLA, translated from the coding sequence ATGAGCCGCGTCGGCCGTGTGGCCCGCGCGACCGCGGAGACGCGCATTGAGGTGACGTGGAACCTTGACGGCACGGGGGCCCACACCGGGAGCACGCGGCTCCCGTTTCTCGACCACATGCTCGCCCAGCTCGCGCGGCACGGGCGATTTGACCTGGCCGTCGACGCCAGCGGGGACCTGGAGGTTGACGCGCACCACACCGTGGAAGACGTCGGCATCGCGCTCGGCCGGGCCCTGCGCGAAGCCCTCGCGGACGGCGCGGGGATCAACCGCTACGCCTCAGAGTACGCGCCGCTCGATGAGGCGTTGGTCCTGGCCGTGGTCGATGTCAGCGGGCGACCGTATCTCCACTATGCGATCCCCGTGCCCCGCCAGCGGTTGGGGGACTACGACACGGACCTCACCGAAGAGTTCTTTCGGGCGTTCGTGATGAACGCCGAGATCACCGTGCACCTCCTGCTCCTGCACGGGCGGAACGCACACCACATCATCGAGGCGGTTTTCAAAGCGTTTGCCCTGGCGCTCGACCGGGCGACGCGGGTGGATCCGCGGGTCCCGGGCATCCCGTCGACCAAGGGGACGCTCGCATGA
- the hisZ gene encoding ATP phosphoribosyltransferase regulatory subunit, with product MMRRERWQQIPSGMRDLLPDESARARTITDGIISRMQRWGYHEVVTPTIEYFDTLVRGEGTEAGDRLFKLVDRGGELLALRPEMTTPVARLVTTHLRAQPLPLRLAYAGQVFRGSETGSGRLREFPQVGAELIGSDTLEADAEIVALAVDALAASGAVECSVSLGHVGFLRGVLGALGLSEEGAAEVRALLYQKDFVGLRAALDRYGVPAARGDALMALPTLSGPHAIQEARRVAETRETRGVLRDLEALAEILEAYGVGGAVRVDLGIIRDFDYYTGIVFEGHTAVLGFPLLGGGRYDRLLEGFGAPYPATGFAVRVDRVLAASPSRDEEGGAADVAVAFTAEDRTEALRLARALRERELSVTVEILGRPWEEMARGAFAAGTPRAVLVTGGRAVVRDADGHEQSVAVADLLAGHPGNGSAPWAS from the coding sequence ATGATGCGACGTGAACGATGGCAACAGATCCCTTCGGGGATGCGCGATCTCCTCCCCGATGAATCCGCGCGGGCGCGGACGATCACCGACGGCATCATCTCGCGGATGCAGCGATGGGGCTACCACGAGGTGGTGACGCCGACGATCGAATATTTCGACACCCTGGTCCGCGGGGAAGGCACCGAGGCCGGGGATCGGCTGTTTAAGTTGGTGGACCGCGGCGGCGAACTGCTCGCGCTGCGGCCGGAGATGACGACGCCGGTCGCCCGGTTGGTCACCACCCATTTGCGCGCCCAACCGCTGCCGCTACGCCTGGCCTACGCCGGGCAGGTATTCCGCGGATCGGAGACGGGGTCGGGCCGGCTGCGGGAGTTTCCGCAGGTAGGGGCCGAGCTGATCGGGTCGGATACCCTGGAAGCCGACGCGGAGATCGTGGCCCTTGCCGTGGACGCGTTGGCCGCGTCGGGTGCCGTGGAATGTTCGGTCAGCCTCGGCCACGTGGGGTTTCTTCGGGGCGTGCTCGGCGCCCTGGGGCTGTCGGAGGAGGGCGCCGCGGAAGTGCGGGCGCTCCTGTACCAGAAAGACTTCGTCGGGCTCCGCGCGGCGCTGGATCGCTACGGCGTGCCGGCGGCGCGCGGCGACGCGTTGATGGCGCTGCCGACGCTGAGCGGTCCCCACGCCATCCAGGAGGCGCGTCGGGTGGCCGAGACGCGGGAGACCCGGGGTGTGCTGCGCGATCTCGAAGCGCTGGCCGAGATACTGGAAGCGTACGGGGTGGGCGGCGCCGTCCGGGTGGACCTCGGCATCATTCGCGACTTCGACTACTACACCGGCATCGTCTTCGAAGGACACACCGCGGTGCTGGGCTTTCCGCTGCTCGGCGGCGGGCGGTATGACCGGTTGCTCGAAGGGTTCGGCGCGCCGTATCCCGCGACCGGGTTCGCGGTGCGAGTCGACCGGGTTCTCGCCGCATCTCCCAGTCGTGACGAAGAGGGAGGGGCGGCCGATGTGGCGGTGGCGTTTACGGCCGAAGACCGAACCGAGGCGCTGCGGCTGGCTCGGGCGCTGCGGGAGCGGGAACTGTCCGTGACCGTGGAGATCCTGGGGCGGCCGTGGGAGGAGATGGCGCGGGGGGCGTTCGCCGCCGGCACGCCTCGTGCGGTGCTGGTGACCGGCGGGCGCGCCGTCGTCCGCGACGCGGACGGCCACGAGCAGTCGGTGGCGGTGGCCGACCTGCTGGCCGGCCACCCGGGGAATGGGAGTGCGCCGTGGGCCTCATGA
- the hisD gene encoding histidinol dehydrogenase — protein sequence MEIQRLAEVSPGRLRQILQRSRADVFDADRAAHVRAIVEDVRERGDPAIVEQTQRHDGVTLSSDRLRVDRQEFRAAHEAVDGGLRTALAVSIDRARRFNEWLRPAALRLEELEAGLTTGVKFAPVESVGVYIPSGKGAFPSTLITLVTPAIVAGVTDVAVVVPPRKDGGVDPAVLVAAELLGVSQVFRCNGVAGIAGLAFGTGTLPRVELLGGPGNPYVTAAQIAVQAYGVRLLSFLGPTESMILADETADPDRLALDLLNEAEHGSDSAAILLVTSASLAVEVGERLPRYLAQLPAGRREFAEAAMSRYGGVLVVDSVEQGVAFANLYAPEHLQIATRDPFATLLQIRHAGEVLLGQDTPFSAANYAIGVPAALPTSGFARVASGVTVLSYLKATSIAHLDAAGLDRVRPVVERLGQYEDFPAHVLAVRARREPS from the coding sequence GTGGAGATTCAACGGCTGGCAGAGGTTTCTCCGGGACGGTTGCGGCAGATTCTGCAGCGGTCGAGGGCCGACGTGTTCGACGCCGACCGCGCCGCCCACGTGCGTGCGATTGTGGAGGACGTCCGGGAGCGGGGGGACCCCGCAATCGTGGAGCAGACGCAGCGGCATGACGGCGTGACCCTGTCTTCGGATCGCCTCCGGGTGGACCGCCAGGAGTTCCGCGCCGCCCACGAGGCCGTGGACGGCGGGCTCCGGACGGCCCTCGCCGTCAGCATCGACCGGGCGAGGCGGTTCAACGAATGGCTCCGTCCCGCCGCGCTGCGGCTCGAGGAGCTGGAGGCCGGCCTGACCACGGGCGTCAAATTTGCTCCCGTCGAGAGCGTCGGAGTGTACATCCCCAGCGGGAAGGGAGCGTTCCCGTCCACATTGATCACGCTGGTGACCCCGGCGATCGTGGCCGGGGTCACCGATGTCGCCGTCGTAGTCCCCCCCCGAAAGGACGGAGGCGTGGACCCTGCCGTCCTCGTCGCCGCGGAACTGTTGGGGGTGTCGCAGGTGTTTCGGTGCAACGGAGTCGCGGGCATCGCCGGACTGGCCTTTGGGACGGGGACGCTGCCACGCGTCGAACTCCTCGGCGGTCCGGGAAACCCCTACGTCACCGCCGCCCAGATCGCCGTGCAGGCCTACGGGGTACGCCTGCTCTCCTTCCTGGGCCCGACCGAGTCCATGATCCTGGCCGACGAGACGGCCGATCCGGACCGGCTGGCCCTCGATCTCCTCAACGAGGCAGAGCACGGTTCGGACTCCGCTGCGATTCTTCTGGTCACCTCGGCGTCGCTCGCGGTCGAGGTTGGGGAGCGCCTCCCCCGGTATCTGGCGCAGCTCCCCGCCGGGCGCCGGGAGTTTGCCGAGGCGGCGATGAGCCGGTACGGCGGCGTGCTCGTGGTCGATTCCGTGGAGCAGGGGGTGGCGTTCGCCAACCTCTACGCGCCCGAGCATCTGCAGATTGCGACGCGAGATCCGTTCGCCACGCTGCTGCAGATTCGCCACGCCGGCGAGGTTCTGCTCGGTCAGGACACCCCGTTTTCCGCAGCCAACTATGCGATCGGCGTGCCGGCGGCGCTGCCGACGAGCGGCTTCGCGCGCGTCGCCTCGGGGGTCACCGTGCTCAGCTATCTCAAGGCGACGTCGATCGCGCACCTCGACGCCGCCGGGCTCGATCGCGTGCGGCCGGTGGTCGAACGGCTCGGCCAGTACGAGGACTTCCCGGCGCACGTGCTCGCGGTGCGGGCCCGGAGGGAGCCGTCATGA
- a CDS encoding cytochrome c-type biogenesis protein, translated as MRRATSLAAWVLCAIACTAAAVSAETLDDRAYAVARQLMCPVCVGQTVAESDSTLAREMKTIIREKLAAGETPDQILQFFVGQFGESVLAEPHPGGAALLLYAGPPAALILGLAIAVLYIRRGRSRGAATNPSAPGA; from the coding sequence GTGAGGCGGGCGACCTCCCTCGCCGCCTGGGTCCTCTGCGCGATCGCGTGCACCGCTGCCGCCGTATCGGCGGAGACGCTTGACGACCGGGCCTACGCCGTGGCCCGCCAATTGATGTGCCCGGTCTGCGTCGGCCAGACCGTCGCCGAAAGCGACTCCACCTTGGCGAGGGAAATGAAGACGATCATCCGCGAAAAGCTGGCGGCGGGGGAGACGCCGGACCAGATCCTCCAGTTCTTCGTGGGGCAGTTCGGGGAGAGCGTCCTGGCCGAGCCGCACCCCGGCGGCGCCGCCCTTCTCCTGTACGCCGGGCCGCCCGCCGCGTTGATCCTGGGATTGGCGATTGCGGTGCTCTACATCCGGCGGGGGAGGTCGAGGGGGGCCGCGACCAACCCATCGGCGCCGGGTGCCTAG
- the leuB gene encoding 3-isopropylmalate dehydrogenase, with translation MNAGRTRRVAVIPGDGIGREVIAEAVRVLAEVDRRYELGLEFEEGLAGGGAIDAVGHPIPEKTIDLCRRSEAILLGACGGPKWDRGPRELRPEQALFTLRKTFGLYANLRPATISPALLSASPLRREVVEGADILIVRELTGGLYFGAQSRTGQGAEAVAMDTLPYSAVEVRRVVRKACEVARRRPRRKVTSVDKANVLETSRLWREVATEVAREFPDVTCEHMLVDNCALQLVYRPKQFDVIVTENMFGDILSDEAAGVMGSLGLMPSASLGDQPPGLFEPVHGTAPDIAGRGIANPLAAILTGALLLRHGLGQEAPAAAIEAAVQKALRDGCRTADLAGERPALGTAAMTDAVLARLT, from the coding sequence ATGAACGCGGGGCGGACGAGGCGGGTCGCGGTGATTCCGGGGGACGGGATCGGGCGTGAGGTGATCGCGGAGGCCGTCCGGGTCCTCGCGGAGGTCGACCGGCGGTACGAGCTCGGCTTGGAGTTTGAGGAAGGGCTCGCCGGCGGCGGCGCGATCGACGCGGTGGGACACCCCATCCCGGAGAAGACGATTGACCTGTGCCGGCGGTCCGAGGCGATCCTGCTGGGTGCGTGCGGAGGCCCGAAGTGGGACCGGGGACCGCGCGAGCTCCGCCCCGAGCAGGCGTTGTTTACCCTGCGCAAGACGTTCGGGCTGTACGCGAACCTTCGCCCTGCGACCATCTCGCCGGCTCTGCTCAGCGCCTCGCCGCTTCGGCGCGAGGTGGTTGAGGGCGCCGATATCTTGATCGTGCGCGAGCTCACGGGGGGCCTCTACTTCGGGGCCCAATCACGGACCGGCCAGGGGGCGGAGGCGGTGGCGATGGACACCCTCCCGTACTCGGCAGTGGAGGTGCGCCGGGTCGTCCGCAAGGCCTGCGAGGTGGCCCGCCGGCGCCCTCGCCGCAAGGTCACCTCGGTGGACAAGGCCAACGTGCTCGAGACCTCCCGGCTGTGGCGCGAGGTCGCCACCGAGGTCGCGCGGGAGTTTCCCGATGTGACATGCGAGCACATGCTCGTCGACAACTGCGCGCTCCAACTCGTCTACCGTCCGAAGCAGTTCGATGTGATTGTGACGGAGAACATGTTCGGCGACATCCTGAGCGACGAGGCGGCGGGGGTGATGGGGTCGCTCGGGCTGATGCCCTCCGCCAGTTTGGGCGACCAGCCCCCGGGGTTGTTCGAGCCGGTGCACGGGACCGCCCCCGACATCGCGGGGCGGGGGATCGCCAACCCCCTCGCCGCGATCTTGACCGGGGCGCTCCTCCTGCGCCACGGCTTGGGCCAGGAGGCCCCCGCGGCGGCGATCGAAGCGGCCGTCCAGAAGGCGCTCAGAGACGGGTGTCGCACCGCGGATCTCGCCGGAGAACGACCCGCCCTCGGCACCGCGGCGATGACCGACGCGGTGCTCGCCCGCCTCACCTGA
- a CDS encoding YerC/YecD family TrpR-related protein, producing MANPKLRDLLADGLFRAVLQLRTVEECYRFFEDLCTIGEVKALAQRFAVARMLAHGKTYQEIASRTGASSATISRVRRYLTYGADGYVLVLKRLGEPSAAPSRRRGR from the coding sequence GTGGCCAATCCGAAACTTCGCGACCTCCTCGCTGACGGGCTCTTTCGAGCGGTCCTTCAGCTCCGGACCGTGGAAGAGTGCTACCGCTTCTTCGAGGATCTGTGCACGATCGGGGAGGTCAAGGCGCTGGCGCAGCGGTTTGCGGTGGCGCGGATGCTGGCCCACGGGAAGACGTACCAGGAGATCGCTTCACGCACCGGCGCGTCCTCGGCGACGATCAGCCGCGTGCGCCGCTACCTGACCTACGGGGCCGACGGGTATGTCCTGGTGTTGAAGCGCCTGGGCGAGCCGTCCGCCGCCCCGTCTCGGAGGCGGGGGCGGTGA
- a CDS encoding 2-dehydropantoate 2-reductase, which translates to MKLLIMGTGGLGGYFGGLLRRAGEDVTFVARGAHLEALRSRGLRVISPDGDFALRVQAAGRADGAGPVDLIVFAVKTYDVEEAAEVIRPAVGPETAILCLQNGVETEDRLGAIYGPRRILGGVTYVSAAVEAPGVIRHTGPTGDIVFGEMDGSMTPRVRTIEGTLRRAGVGADGTTEIVRRLWEKFVFICANAGMTASARVPVGEVLRHPESRTMYRGLMEEAAAVGAARGIPLSGVVDRQIRIAEELVAGKGFHTFSSLHNDLAGGRRMELDALCGAVVRMGRECGVATPLNFAVVAVLRPHERSGAAAHAGRGAEEEETAQSTKAVRKLPGDRAQG; encoded by the coding sequence ATGAAGCTGCTCATCATGGGGACGGGCGGCCTCGGAGGGTACTTCGGGGGACTCCTGCGGCGCGCCGGCGAGGACGTCACCTTCGTGGCTCGCGGCGCTCACCTCGAGGCCCTGCGATCGCGCGGGTTGCGGGTCATTAGCCCGGACGGCGATTTTGCGCTGCGGGTGCAGGCGGCGGGGCGGGCGGACGGCGCAGGCCCGGTCGACCTCATCGTGTTCGCCGTCAAGACCTACGACGTTGAGGAGGCCGCGGAAGTCATCCGCCCGGCGGTCGGGCCCGAGACCGCGATTCTCTGCCTGCAGAACGGCGTCGAGACCGAGGACCGCCTGGGGGCGATCTACGGCCCCCGGCGCATTCTCGGCGGGGTAACCTATGTCTCCGCCGCGGTTGAGGCCCCCGGCGTGATCCGGCACACCGGCCCGACGGGGGACATCGTTTTTGGCGAGATGGACGGATCCATGACACCGCGCGTCCGCACGATCGAGGGGACACTCCGGCGGGCAGGTGTTGGGGCGGACGGAACGACCGAGATCGTTCGGCGCCTTTGGGAGAAGTTCGTGTTCATCTGCGCGAACGCCGGGATGACCGCGTCGGCGCGCGTGCCGGTGGGTGAGGTGTTGCGGCACCCCGAGTCGCGGACGATGTACCGGGGGCTGATGGAAGAAGCCGCCGCGGTGGGGGCGGCCCGGGGGATCCCGCTGTCGGGAGTGGTCGACCGACAGATACGGATCGCCGAAGAATTGGTGGCGGGGAAGGGGTTTCACACATTCTCGTCGCTGCACAACGATCTCGCCGGGGGACGGCGGATGGAGCTTGACGCCCTCTGCGGCGCCGTCGTCCGGATGGGACGTGAGTGCGGCGTGGCCACCCCGCTCAATTTCGCCGTGGTCGCGGTGCTCCGGCCACACGAACGGAGCGGTGCCGCGGCGCACGCCGGACGCGGTGCGGAGGAGGAAGAAACCGCCCAATCTACGAAGGCCGTCCGAAAGCTGCCCGGCGACCGAGCACAGGGCTGA